A portion of the Nitrospinota bacterium genome contains these proteins:
- a CDS encoding mechanosensitive ion channel family protein: MDLNFKTLEDILIANNSYMIQAFIVVFGSLIIDYIQRRILKRLQKRLEETENRWDDALIAAVRRPLSVIIWAAGISLAAEIIQKSTKAVIFSAVQPVRDTVIIAALAWFLVRLINNIENTYIEKEKDVDHTTIDAFSKLLRISVFITAALVVLQTLGYSVSGVLAFGGIGGIAIGFAAKDLLANFFGGLTIYLDRPFAVGEWVRSPDREIEGTVEKIGWRLTCIRTFDKRPLYVPNSIFTTIAVENPSRMKNRRIYETIGIRYEDAAKIPSIIQNVKEMLQNHSEIDSQQTLIVNFNSFAPSSLDFFIYTFTKTTNWVHFHEVKQEILLRVIKIIEGQGAEIAFPTSTIHLAKPLENEMLSPPQRKK, encoded by the coding sequence ATGGATCTGAATTTTAAAACTCTGGAAGACATCTTAATCGCAAACAACAGTTATATGATACAGGCATTTATCGTTGTTTTCGGTTCTCTCATCATTGACTACATTCAACGGCGAATTTTAAAACGACTCCAAAAACGGCTGGAGGAAACAGAAAATAGATGGGACGACGCCTTGATCGCCGCAGTCAGGAGACCCCTGAGTGTCATCATCTGGGCCGCCGGAATCTCACTGGCGGCGGAAATCATTCAGAAATCCACTAAAGCTGTTATTTTCAGCGCTGTCCAACCTGTCAGAGATACCGTAATCATTGCGGCTCTCGCCTGGTTCCTCGTCCGGCTGATCAATAATATTGAAAATACCTATATCGAAAAGGAAAAGGATGTTGACCACACTACGATCGATGCCTTTTCCAAACTGCTTCGCATATCAGTTTTCATAACGGCGGCCTTGGTTGTCCTGCAAACTCTGGGGTACAGTGTCTCCGGCGTGTTGGCGTTTGGCGGTATCGGCGGTATCGCCATCGGCTTTGCGGCCAAGGATTTACTGGCAAATTTCTTTGGCGGACTGACCATCTATCTGGACCGGCCTTTCGCGGTTGGCGAATGGGTTCGTTCACCCGACCGGGAAATAGAAGGTACCGTTGAAAAAATCGGATGGCGACTGACCTGTATCCGGACCTTCGACAAAAGACCGCTATACGTTCCTAATTCGATTTTTACAACCATCGCTGTGGAGAATCCTTCCAGAATGAAAAATCGAAGGATCTATGAAACGATCGGTATCCGTTACGAGGATGCGGCAAAAATTCCCTCTATCATTCAAAATGTGAAAGAGATGCTCCAGAATCACTCTGAAATCGACTCTCAGCAAACGCTGATCGTCAACTTCAACTCCTTCGCCCCCTCCTCCCTTGATTTTTTTATCTATACGTTTACCAAAACCACGAACTGGGTTCATTTTCACGAGGTCAAGCAGGAAATTCTGCTCCGGGTCATAAAAATTATTGAAGGCCAGGGGGCTGAAATAGCCTTTCCCACCTCGACCATCCATTTGGCAAAACCGCTCGAAAATGAAATGCTGAGCCCCCCGCAGAGGAAAAAATAA
- a CDS encoding DegT/DnrJ/EryC1/StrS family aminotransferase, with amino-acid sequence MNIDLPFHRAWLDEDDINEVVDTLKSGWFTTGPKTHQFEEEFKQYIGCKHALGLNSCTAGLHLSIVASGFPEGSEVITTPMTFPATASVVVHERLRPVFVDIEPGTLNIDVSKIEAKITPKTRAIFPVHFAGHACDMDAIEAIAEKYNLAIIEDAAHALESSYKQRKIGNLGHLTSFSFYANKNITTGEGGMLTTNDDALADKIRVLRLHGLSKDAWKRFGKSGYSHWQLHAPGYKYNMPDISASLGIHQLRKVHRFYELRKRYATMYDEAFKNIPEIETLITKSYAQPAHHLYIIALNLNQLSISRDQFVDEIQSRGIGVGVHYVGLHLQPFYREEFHTRPEDYPVATNYSERVLTLPLYPKMTLQEVNRVIETVSDIIIKSRR; translated from the coding sequence ATGAACATAGACTTACCCTTTCACCGTGCCTGGCTGGATGAGGATGACATCAATGAGGTTGTGGATACTCTGAAGTCGGGCTGGTTCACGACGGGTCCTAAAACCCATCAGTTTGAAGAGGAGTTCAAGCAATACATCGGTTGCAAACACGCTTTGGGGCTGAACTCATGTACAGCGGGACTTCATCTCTCTATTGTCGCCAGTGGGTTTCCGGAAGGGAGTGAAGTGATCACCACTCCCATGACATTCCCGGCTACCGCCAGCGTGGTGGTGCATGAACGCTTGCGGCCCGTCTTTGTGGATATTGAACCGGGGACGCTGAATATCGATGTCAGTAAAATTGAAGCAAAAATCACTCCGAAAACCCGCGCAATATTTCCCGTCCACTTTGCCGGTCATGCCTGCGATATGGATGCCATCGAAGCAATTGCCGAGAAGTATAACCTGGCTATTATCGAAGATGCCGCGCATGCGCTGGAATCCTCGTACAAGCAAAGAAAAATCGGCAACCTGGGGCATCTGACTTCGTTCAGTTTTTACGCCAATAAAAATATCACCACCGGAGAAGGGGGCATGCTGACCACCAACGACGATGCGCTGGCAGATAAAATCCGGGTACTGCGATTGCACGGTTTGAGCAAGGACGCCTGGAAGCGGTTTGGCAAGAGCGGCTATTCCCACTGGCAGCTTCATGCTCCCGGCTATAAATACAATATGCCGGATATAAGCGCCTCCCTTGGCATTCATCAGCTACGAAAAGTGCATCGATTTTATGAACTGCGAAAACGCTATGCAACGATGTATGACGAGGCGTTTAAAAATATTCCCGAAATAGAAACTTTGATTACTAAAAGTTATGCGCAACCCGCTCATCACCTTTACATCATCGCTCTCAATCTCAATCAATTGTCAATTTCACGGGACCAGTTTGTCGACGAAATCCAGTCACGGGGAATCGGCGTGGGCGTGCACTACGTGGGTTTGCACTTGCAACCTTTCTACCGAGAAGAATTCCATACCCGCCCGGAAGATTACCCGGTAGCCACGAACTATTCAGAAAGAGTATTGACCTTGCCCTTATACCCTAAAATGACACTGCAGGAGGTGAACCGAGTCATCGAAACGGTCTCAGACATCATCATCAAGTCGCGCCGTTGA
- a CDS encoding DUF2892 domain-containing protein: MNTKRRIHDGIVGAVVAAGSALGYWIDPVWLLVPGILGVTLLQSGLTGFCPLYFILDRGCADDG, translated from the coding sequence ATGAATACCAAAAGACGTATCCATGATGGAATCGTCGGAGCCGTAGTTGCGGCGGGGTCGGCGTTGGGATATTGGATCGACCCTGTCTGGTTGCTTGTGCCGGGAATTCTGGGCGTCACTCTCCTGCAGAGTGGGCTCACGGGATTTTGTCCTTTATATTTTATCCTGGACAGAGGCTGTGCGGACGACGGATGA
- a CDS encoding PP2C family protein-serine/threonine phosphatase, protein MQTIHCSEVWGGNHKIDTEVCAGALTASLFSRGTDGEKGGDIYYLSVCGREMLTRIAIADVTGHGQAVSSTSQWLYRSMVSHMNDLEGNLILGDLNNLAKHEGTQALTTALIITFDKGDSNLHFSSAGHPPVLIKKAGENQWNKLTLKNPTRKANLPLGVIANAIYDRECVPLNANDSLFLYTDGVLETRNEENQLFGMDPLIEVLNRNSHGSAQEIKTAVLDSLLEFSGGNFDHDDVTMMALKVQ, encoded by the coding sequence ATGCAGACTATTCATTGTTCTGAAGTTTGGGGTGGTAATCATAAAATCGACACGGAAGTTTGCGCTGGAGCCTTGACGGCCAGTCTTTTTTCCAGGGGGACGGATGGTGAAAAGGGCGGCGATATCTATTATTTGAGTGTCTGCGGCCGGGAAATGCTGACCCGAATTGCGATTGCCGATGTTACAGGGCATGGACAAGCCGTCAGTTCCACCAGTCAGTGGCTTTATCGTTCCATGGTGTCCCATATGAACGATTTGGAAGGGAATTTAATCCTCGGGGACCTGAATAATTTGGCTAAACATGAGGGGACGCAAGCTCTGACAACCGCTCTAATCATCACTTTCGATAAGGGGGATTCCAATCTTCACTTTTCATCTGCGGGGCATCCCCCCGTCCTGATTAAAAAGGCTGGAGAAAACCAGTGGAACAAGTTGACGCTTAAAAATCCCACTCGAAAAGCCAATTTGCCTCTGGGAGTGATAGCAAATGCGATCTATGACAGGGAATGCGTGCCCTTAAATGCTAACGATTCTCTATTTCTTTATACCGATGGTGTTCTGGAAACGCGAAATGAGGAAAACCAGTTATTCGGCATGGACCCGCTGATCGAAGTATTGAACAGGAACTCTCATGGCAGTGCCCAGGAAATAAAAACCGCAGTGCTGGATTCTTTATTGGAGTTCTCCGGAGGAAACTTTGACCACGACGACGTGACTATGATGGCATTGAAAGTCCAGTAA
- a CDS encoding NAD-dependent epimerase/dehydratase family protein, which yields MNILITGGAGFIGSHISDAYLKLGHRVVILDNLSSGKKKNIPPKAVFYEMDLLDPKVVQLLKDENIEVINHHAAQISVIQSVTDPLEDANINIMGSIKLLESAKSCGVKKFIFASTGGAIYGVQDSFPADENHACRPESPYAISKYSVENYLNFYRKVHGLNTITLRYSNVYGPRQDPHGEAGVVAIFCQKLLKKSQPTIYGDGEQTRDFISVLDVAQANVMALNSSLTGIFNVSTGKETTVNELLKNIANMAGNAVTPQHDAPRKGELQRSVIDSGKFRKNTAWIPKVSLKEGLGETYEFFSQQS from the coding sequence ATGAATATTTTAATTACTGGCGGGGCCGGGTTTATTGGATCTCATATCTCCGATGCCTACCTGAAACTGGGGCATCGGGTGGTTATTCTGGATAATTTGTCTTCAGGGAAAAAGAAGAACATTCCCCCTAAAGCCGTTTTTTATGAAATGGATCTTTTGGACCCTAAAGTGGTGCAGCTTTTAAAGGATGAAAACATAGAGGTTATCAATCATCATGCGGCCCAGATTTCTGTAATCCAATCGGTGACCGACCCACTTGAAGATGCCAATATCAATATTATGGGAAGTATCAAACTGCTCGAATCGGCCAAATCCTGCGGCGTGAAAAAATTTATATTCGCATCCACCGGGGGCGCTATTTATGGCGTGCAGGACTCCTTCCCGGCAGACGAAAACCATGCCTGCCGACCGGAAAGCCCTTATGCCATTTCAAAGTATTCAGTGGAAAACTACCTTAATTTTTATAGAAAAGTCCACGGACTGAACACCATCACCCTGCGTTACAGCAATGTCTATGGCCCACGCCAAGACCCGCATGGCGAAGCAGGTGTAGTCGCTATTTTTTGCCAGAAACTTTTAAAAAAGTCACAACCCACCATCTATGGCGATGGAGAACAAACCCGCGACTTCATATCGGTCCTCGATGTGGCACAGGCAAATGTGATGGCTCTCAACAGCTCTCTCACGGGTATCTTCAATGTAAGCACTGGGAAAGAAACCACCGTCAATGAACTGCTGAAAAATATCGCCAACATGGCAGGCAACGCAGTCACTCCCCAACATGACGCGCCCCGCAAGGGAGAACTGCAAAGAAGTGTTATTGACTCAGGAAAGTTCCGAAAAAATACGGCCTGGATCCCAAAGGTCTCTCTTAAGGAGGGGTTGGGAGAAACTTATGAATTCTTCTCGCAACAGAGTTGA
- the mltG gene encoding endolytic transglycosylase MltG: MSKFKKAALSSFGAFLVLFWICGGVFYYQATHSVSEKFHPEIVNIAPGMPLKKISTYFAEQNLIRSAISFQLLAHLQKKQGQIQVGEYELSPSMTPREILAKVTSGKTVLHTVTIPEGYRITEIAALLEERRLANREEFIRQTQDRELIQSTGIPGNSLEGYLFPETYHFSRNTSEQKIIQIMLNTFKEQVAAPELMDRAKAVNLSFHQIVTLASLIEKETGIDEERKIISSVFHNRLKKNMRLQTDPTVIYAISNFDGNIRKKDLSIDSPYNTYKYGGLPPGPIASPGLQSILAALAPNDTDYLYFVSRKDGSHQFSSNLIDHNRAVQKYQLRRIATRVQQ, translated from the coding sequence ATGAGCAAATTCAAAAAAGCCGCCTTGAGTTCTTTCGGAGCATTCCTGGTTTTATTCTGGATTTGCGGTGGTGTTTTTTACTATCAGGCAACGCATTCGGTTTCTGAAAAATTTCATCCTGAAATTGTGAACATCGCCCCGGGAATGCCCTTGAAAAAAATTTCCACGTATTTTGCGGAACAAAATCTGATTCGCAGTGCAATTTCATTTCAACTTCTGGCGCATCTGCAAAAAAAACAGGGGCAAATTCAAGTAGGCGAATATGAATTATCGCCTTCCATGACACCCAGAGAAATATTGGCAAAAGTCACGTCTGGCAAAACGGTCCTGCACACCGTTACCATTCCGGAAGGATACCGGATCACGGAAATTGCAGCTCTCTTGGAAGAAAGGAGACTGGCCAACCGAGAGGAATTCATCCGGCAAACCCAGGATAGAGAGTTGATTCAATCCACCGGTATTCCAGGAAATTCTCTGGAAGGCTATTTGTTCCCGGAAACCTACCATTTCAGCCGAAACACCTCTGAACAAAAAATCATTCAGATAATGCTGAATACGTTCAAAGAACAGGTTGCGGCCCCAGAGTTGATGGATCGGGCCAAAGCAGTGAACCTATCTTTCCATCAGATCGTTACGCTGGCGTCTCTGATCGAAAAAGAAACCGGCATCGACGAGGAAAGAAAAATTATTTCATCCGTCTTCCACAACCGATTGAAAAAAAACATGCGGTTGCAAACGGACCCTACCGTCATTTACGCCATCAGCAATTTTGATGGTAACATTCGCAAAAAAGACCTATCCATCGACTCCCCTTACAATACTTATAAATATGGCGGGTTGCCCCCTGGCCCCATCGCCAGCCCCGGCCTCCAATCTATTCTCGCCGCCCTTGCCCCCAATGACACGGACTATCTCTACTTCGTATCCCGTAAGGACGGAAGTCATCAATTTTCTTCGAATCTAATTGACCACAATCGGGCCGTTCAAAAATACCAATTGAGGAGAATTGCCACCCGGGTTCAGCAATGA
- the hisC gene encoding histidinol-phosphate transaminase — protein MSTVDLTDLIREKIKSLKAYHVENIDCAIKLHANENPFAPPEELSRKFQESFKDIQLNRYPDPDCHLLKAAISNINNISAESLVIGNGSDELIQLILQIFCDAGESYSFPDPTFGMYSIIGEGMGLVPQPFPLDARWDFKADDYLDFLAEKNARVVFFSYPNNPTGNCYSEQEIKKVIENFQGIVVLDEAYFDFANKTFYQSINKHNNLIVLRSLSKIGLAGLRVGYGMANPFVIEQINKVRLPYNSNTISQDFATLLLRNFEPVREQIKTILAEQDRLIQGLSQLDFITVFPSDSNFILFRVDDGGDKLFEELMENGILVRNLSAHPLLKNCLRVTGGTAKENDRFLAILGKIRGTG, from the coding sequence ATGTCCACCGTTGACCTCACAGATTTGATTCGGGAGAAAATCAAATCCCTGAAAGCCTATCATGTCGAAAATATCGACTGCGCAATCAAACTCCACGCCAATGAAAACCCGTTTGCCCCGCCAGAAGAACTATCGCGCAAGTTCCAGGAGAGTTTTAAAGATATCCAGTTAAACCGCTACCCGGACCCGGATTGTCATCTTCTGAAAGCCGCTATCTCGAATATCAATAATATTTCTGCCGAATCTCTGGTCATTGGCAATGGGTCGGACGAGCTTATTCAACTGATCCTGCAAATATTTTGCGACGCCGGAGAGTCCTACTCTTTTCCAGACCCGACCTTTGGAATGTATTCGATCATTGGTGAAGGCATGGGGCTCGTCCCCCAGCCTTTCCCTTTGGATGCACGCTGGGATTTTAAAGCGGACGACTATCTGGATTTTTTGGCCGAGAAAAATGCCAGAGTCGTGTTTTTCAGTTACCCCAACAACCCCACCGGGAACTGTTACTCTGAACAGGAAATCAAAAAGGTCATCGAGAATTTTCAGGGAATAGTGGTTCTGGATGAAGCTTATTTTGATTTTGCGAACAAAACTTTTTACCAGTCCATCAATAAACACAACAATCTGATCGTCCTGAGAAGTTTATCAAAAATCGGGCTTGCCGGGTTGCGCGTGGGCTATGGAATGGCCAATCCATTTGTTATCGAACAAATCAATAAAGTGCGTCTGCCGTACAACTCCAACACCATCTCCCAGGATTTTGCCACCCTGCTTCTTAGAAATTTTGAGCCGGTACGTGAACAAATAAAAACAATTTTGGCGGAACAGGACCGTTTGATACAGGGCCTTTCGCAATTGGATTTCATAACCGTGTTTCCTTCGGATTCCAATTTCATCCTTTTTCGGGTCGACGATGGGGGCGATAAATTATTTGAAGAATTGATGGAAAATGGCATTCTTGTCCGCAATTTGAGCGCCCATCCCCTCTTAAAAAACTGTTTGCGAGTGACCGGCGGCACAGCAAAAGAAAATGACCGCTTTTTAGCCATTTTAGGTAAAATAAGGGGGACAGGATAA
- the gmk gene encoding guanylate kinase, with protein sequence MSSSSQNPSFSKEEGIALVLSAPSGTGKTTLCHRLMEKLPDLKFTVSHTTRPPREGEIDGEDYFFISETEFNTMRDRGDFLEWAQINRNFYGTAFGSVKASHKMGQDFILELDVQGAESLRELKYPAIFVFILPPSLEELKARLKNRATESEEKINLRLETGLKEIKKCLTYDYILTNREVEETVDNLISIINAEKLRTARFIPPAKDIQALLDCKER encoded by the coding sequence ATGAGCTCTTCTTCGCAAAACCCATCATTTTCAAAAGAGGAAGGGATCGCGTTAGTACTTTCAGCCCCCTCCGGAACCGGCAAAACCACCCTCTGCCATCGGCTGATGGAAAAACTGCCCGATCTCAAGTTCACTGTTTCCCATACCACGCGCCCTCCACGAGAAGGAGAAATCGACGGAGAGGATTATTTTTTCATTTCGGAAACGGAATTTAATACTATGAGAGATCGAGGAGACTTCCTTGAATGGGCCCAAATTAACAGAAATTTTTACGGAACCGCTTTTGGTTCAGTAAAAGCATCTCACAAGATGGGGCAGGATTTTATTTTGGAATTGGACGTGCAAGGCGCTGAATCTCTGCGTGAGCTAAAATATCCGGCGATTTTTGTATTTATTCTTCCACCTTCCCTTGAAGAATTAAAGGCCCGATTGAAAAACAGAGCGACAGAATCGGAAGAGAAAATAAACCTTCGGCTCGAAACAGGATTGAAGGAAATAAAAAAATGCCTCACCTATGACTACATTTTGACAAATCGGGAGGTCGAGGAAACGGTTGACAATCTCATCTCGATCATTAACGCAGAAAAATTAAGAACCGCCCGTTTTATCCCGCCAGCAAAGGATATTCAGGCTTTGTTGGATTGCAAGGAAAGGTAA
- a CDS encoding YicC family protein, producing the protein MLKSMTGFGRHESENGDYSCKAEVRSVNNRYIEINTRIPKSMMALEAALKKRIKSRCARGSFDLNISIEKLNDDAGDLVLQPNLNLASQYYQAFQKIQDHLGLKGGIDIKSLLTMKDMIQVEPLALDPSREELILDTVDNALSVLIKMREEEGENLQTDILARLDSIEKHGESIKTRQPEAINGYKERLAERIKVLTDGVEADPQRLAQETAIMADRCDVTEEIIRLESHIKQFRSLLETKQPMGRKLEFLIQEINRETNTIGSKTIDSEVSQMVIEIKSDLEKIREQLQNIE; encoded by the coding sequence ATGCTAAAAAGTATGACCGGCTTTGGTCGGCACGAATCTGAGAACGGAGATTATTCCTGTAAAGCGGAAGTTCGATCTGTAAACAATCGTTATATTGAAATTAACACCCGGATTCCAAAATCCATGATGGCCCTGGAAGCGGCCCTCAAGAAACGGATAAAATCCCGTTGCGCCCGAGGGTCATTTGACCTTAACATTTCGATTGAAAAATTAAATGACGATGCAGGAGATCTGGTTCTTCAACCCAATTTGAACCTGGCTTCGCAATACTATCAGGCGTTTCAAAAAATCCAGGACCACCTCGGCCTGAAAGGCGGGATCGATATCAAATCCCTGCTGACCATGAAAGATATGATCCAGGTTGAGCCGCTGGCTCTGGACCCCTCCAGAGAAGAGTTGATCCTGGATACGGTGGACAATGCCTTGTCAGTCCTCATAAAAATGCGGGAAGAAGAAGGCGAAAACCTGCAAACGGATATATTAGCCCGATTGGACTCTATAGAAAAACATGGGGAATCCATTAAGACCCGGCAACCCGAAGCCATCAACGGCTACAAAGAACGCCTCGCAGAGCGGATCAAAGTGCTTACGGATGGGGTGGAAGCCGATCCTCAGCGCCTGGCTCAGGAGACCGCCATCATGGCCGACCGCTGTGACGTCACCGAAGAGATTATTCGCCTGGAAAGTCATATCAAGCAATTCAGGAGCCTCCTGGAAACCAAACAACCGATGGGAAGAAAACTGGAGTTTCTCATTCAGGAAATTAACCGGGAAACCAACACCATCGGCTCCAAAACCATCGACTCAGAGGTTTCCCAAATGGTGATAGAAATTAAGAGCGACCTGGAAAAAATCAGAGAGCAATTACAGAATATTGAGTGA
- a CDS encoding sulfurtransferase TusA family protein: MDIKSLNIPEVVKREIEDFAAEVERRTRGEVPEDEFKRFRLQQGIYGQRQDEEQMVRTKLPLGKFTSDQLVCMADFADKYSHGILHVTTRQDIQFHYVKIKNVPQGLQDLADHGVTTREACGNTVRNVTACHKAGTCSNEAFDVTPYGNAVYRYLLRHQLTQNLPRKFKISLGGCAGCGLAPIHDIGLKAVIQQDNGKDVRGFKVWFGGGLGSFPHAAKLLTDFVPADNLLSLCEAIVGVFDKYGDKVNRNKARFKFVLDKLGLEKTKELFEEEYAALEGKPYAPIEVPEESIPNIPASTPNSEFNNDPEFLAWKLRNSLSQKQSGFFNVQIKLLLGDLDIPQARAIAKIAETYAGGEIVNTVNQNMMIPWVKEDVMGAIYGELKKVGLHRSGTEEIRDITCCPGSETCNLGITASRGLVADLNDKLDNNGFTFSDDLEHMSIKASGCPNSCGQHHIASIGFHGGAKKVNDVLTPHYEIFLGGRISEDGAVFGTPVIKVPAKRGPDVVRMTIDDFKAGKKEGEAFGDYFDRQGKKYFKELLTPLLSLPSIEESPESYIDYGSTQKFSLEDRGQGECAGAMTDLIQNLLSDADRANFQGKLSLEKENYLDAQEKACKTLVACSRALLATEGIDFNKDRECLTKFQSLIVDMEIVSPKYADLIDHYDDALESPDQEKAAWWLKETHDLLEECKGVNDKMQTEKTLRIRVAPSDKKASAPQKSNGKKETAKIDLLGVKCPFNYVKTKLKLETMESGSTLEVLLDDGEPAENVPRSVQNDGHKLVSLEKDNGHFKMIIEKV, encoded by the coding sequence ATGGATATTAAGTCATTAAATATTCCCGAAGTGGTCAAAAGGGAAATTGAAGATTTTGCAGCGGAAGTCGAACGGCGCACCCGGGGCGAAGTGCCTGAGGATGAGTTCAAGCGGTTTCGACTTCAGCAAGGCATTTACGGCCAACGGCAAGACGAAGAGCAGATGGTGCGAACCAAACTGCCGCTGGGGAAATTTACTTCTGACCAGTTAGTCTGTATGGCGGATTTCGCGGATAAATATTCGCATGGGATTTTGCACGTCACCACGCGGCAGGACATTCAGTTTCACTATGTAAAAATTAAGAATGTACCTCAGGGCTTGCAGGATCTCGCCGATCATGGTGTCACCACCCGCGAAGCCTGCGGCAACACCGTACGTAACGTCACCGCCTGCCATAAGGCGGGAACCTGCTCCAATGAGGCCTTCGACGTCACCCCTTACGGAAACGCGGTCTATAGATATTTATTGCGCCATCAGCTCACCCAAAATCTGCCGCGTAAGTTCAAGATCAGCCTCGGCGGATGTGCAGGCTGTGGCCTGGCTCCCATTCACGACATCGGCTTGAAAGCCGTCATTCAGCAGGACAATGGCAAAGACGTGCGTGGCTTCAAGGTGTGGTTTGGCGGCGGACTCGGTTCCTTTCCCCACGCGGCGAAATTGTTGACGGACTTTGTTCCTGCAGACAACCTGCTGAGTCTTTGTGAGGCCATCGTCGGCGTATTCGACAAATATGGCGACAAAGTGAACCGCAACAAAGCCCGGTTTAAATTCGTTCTGGATAAACTGGGTCTGGAAAAAACCAAGGAACTTTTTGAAGAGGAATACGCCGCCCTGGAAGGCAAGCCCTATGCTCCGATCGAAGTGCCCGAGGAAAGCATTCCCAATATTCCGGCCTCCACCCCAAATTCGGAATTTAACAACGATCCGGAGTTTTTGGCCTGGAAATTACGCAACTCCTTATCGCAGAAACAGTCCGGTTTTTTCAACGTGCAAATCAAATTGCTTCTCGGAGATCTGGACATTCCTCAGGCCCGCGCCATCGCTAAAATTGCGGAAACTTATGCCGGCGGAGAAATTGTCAATACCGTCAATCAGAACATGATGATCCCGTGGGTCAAAGAAGATGTCATGGGCGCGATTTATGGAGAGCTAAAAAAAGTCGGCCTGCACAGATCCGGTACGGAAGAAATCAGAGATATCACCTGCTGTCCGGGTTCGGAAACCTGTAATTTAGGAATCACCGCGTCCAGAGGTCTGGTGGCTGATTTGAATGACAAACTGGACAATAATGGTTTTACTTTTTCCGATGATCTGGAGCACATGTCCATCAAAGCCAGCGGTTGTCCCAATTCCTGCGGCCAGCATCATATCGCATCGATTGGGTTTCATGGCGGAGCGAAAAAGGTCAATGACGTGCTCACCCCTCATTACGAAATTTTTCTGGGCGGGCGGATTTCAGAGGATGGAGCGGTGTTTGGAACTCCGGTCATCAAGGTTCCCGCAAAACGCGGCCCCGATGTGGTGCGAATGACCATCGATGATTTTAAAGCCGGGAAAAAGGAAGGCGAAGCCTTCGGTGATTACTTCGACCGGCAGGGTAAAAAATATTTTAAGGAATTGCTAACGCCATTACTGTCATTGCCTTCTATTGAAGAGTCCCCTGAAAGCTATATCGATTACGGCTCGACGCAGAAATTTTCCCTTGAAGACAGAGGCCAGGGGGAATGCGCTGGTGCGATGACGGACTTGATTCAAAACCTGTTGTCTGATGCCGACCGGGCAAATTTCCAGGGCAAACTGAGCCTTGAAAAAGAAAATTACCTGGATGCCCAGGAAAAAGCCTGCAAGACGCTTGTCGCTTGCTCTCGAGCCTTATTGGCAACGGAAGGCATCGATTTCAATAAAGACCGCGAGTGTCTGACAAAGTTTCAATCCTTGATCGTGGACATGGAAATCGTCTCTCCCAAATATGCCGATCTGATCGATCATTATGATGACGCCCTCGAATCCCCGGATCAGGAAAAGGCCGCCTGGTGGCTCAAGGAAACCCATGATCTCTTGGAAGAATGCAAAGGGGTCAATGACAAAATGCAGACCGAGAAAACCTTAAGAATTCGTGTGGCTCCTTCCGATAAGAAAGCATCGGCGCCACAGAAATCAAACGGTAAAAAGGAAACCGCCAAAATAGATCTTTTGGGAGTGAAATGTCCGTTCAACTACGTCAAAACGAAACTTAAACTGGAAACCATGGAATCTGGGAGCACACTGGAAGTTCTTCTGGACGATGGCGAACCGGCAGAAAATGTTCCCAGAAGTGTCCAGAATGACGGGCATAAACTGGTGTCGCTAGAAAAAGATAATGGCCACTTCAAAATGATTATAGAAAAGGTTTAA